A window from Salvelinus namaycush isolate Seneca unplaced genomic scaffold, SaNama_1.0 Scaffold1173, whole genome shotgun sequence encodes these proteins:
- the LOC120035980 gene encoding tektin-3-like, producing the protein MEVYRSLRPCPSGFLPTLTTMRDSYKGFTATQLQPQHVSFDLTGSGKSKPRLVSVQRKSTEPFETHWGGEQLIRMPPLKPTPVAMCQITREDWLGANNVNYRRLESSRRHAESFWRETSRLIQSKEQLTRRTQSDSSRWIGERITEISFWRSELGFELEQLLRDTERLRQVKFRLDRALKETDGPLQMSQECQFQCQKLNDGVIDVVEKELVQEVTVIRSSQEQLERIRDKVQKQLESNRRVQHQLEKDMDDKHRALQIDSHCHTLTNCSPATNYYPDLSLLDTSVSVPVSWVQYSEDNIGNSASERRATRDVTELVEGTLVATARDMWSQYSRVNAAFTLRVNQNTHAKNTLQQHLAKTLQEMHQTERTISDLEVSIWAKRAPLRVAQSRLEERTHRPNMELCRDHPQTRLLSEVSGLQDTVLSLRQRLSEAQATLQQLADCKSVLEQELYTKALSLFIDQERCLGLRKTYPSTPRLVGYT; encoded by the exons ATGGAAGTCTACCGATCCTTGCGACCTTGCCCCTCTGGATTCTTACCGACCCTGACCACCATGAGAGACAGCTACAAAGGCTTCACTGCCACGCAGCTTCAGCCACAGCACGTCAGCTTCGACCTAACGGGAAGCGGGAAGTCCAAACCCAGGCTGGTCTCTGTTCAGCGGAAATCCACGGAGCCGTTCGAGACCCATTGGGGAGGGGAACAGCTCATTAGGATGCCGCCTCTCAAACCGACCCCGGTGGCCATGTGTCAGATCACCCGGGAAGATTGGCTGGGCGCCAACAACGTAAACTACCGGCGCTTGGAGAGCAGCAGGCGACACGCGGAAAGCTTTTGGCGCGAGACCTCCCGGTTGATCCAGAGTAAAGAGCAGCTGACTCGGCGAACGCAGTCTGACAGCTCCCGGTGGATCGGTGAACGGATAACGGAAATCTCGTTCTGGCGGAGCGAGCTGGGGTTCGAGCTCGAGCAGCTTCTCCGCGACACCGAGAGGCTACGTCAGGTCAAATTTCGGTTGGACAGGGCCTTAAAGGAGACCGACGGCCCATTGCAG atGTCGCAGGAGTGCCAGTTCCAGTGTCAGAAACTTAACGACGGAGTCATCGATGTAGTGGAGAAAGAACTGGTGCAG GAGGTAACAGTGATCAGGTCTTCTCAGGAACAGTTGGAGAGGATCAGAGATAAAGTCCAGAAACAGCTgga gtccAACAGGAGAGTGCAACACCAGTTGGAAAAAGACATGGATGATAAACACAGAGCTCTCCAGATCGACAGCCACTGTCACACACTGACCAACTGTTCGCCTGCTACCAACTATTACCCTGACCTCAGCCTCCTGGATACCAG TGTCTCAGTGCCGGTGTCGTGGGTGCAGTATTCGGAGGACAACATCGGGAATTCGGCGTCGGAGCGGCGAGCCACCCGGGACGTAACGGAGCTGGTGGAAGGAACCCTGGTTGCCACGGCGAGAGACATGTGGTCTCAGTACAGCCGTGTCAACGCCGCCTTCACACTCCGTGTCAACCAGAACACACACGCTAAGAACACGCTACAGCAGCACCTGgccaag acCTTGCAGGAGATGCACCAGACGGAGCGTACCATCTCAGATTTGGAGGTGTCCATCTGGGCGAAGAGAGCTCCCCTCAGAGTGGCTCAGTCCAGGCTGGAGGAACGCACCCATAGACCTAACATGGAGCTCTGCAGGGACCACCCAcagaccag gttgcTGTCTGAGGTGTCTGGTCTCCAGGACACAGTTTTATCTCTAAGACAGAGGTTGTCTGAAGCCCAGGCTACCCTGCAGCAGCTGGCTGACTGTAAGAGTGTTTTAGAACAGGAGCTCTACACTAAGGCCCTCTCCCTCTTTATCGACCAGGAGAGATGTCTAGGACTCCGCAAGACATACCCCTCCACCCCTAGACTGGTGGGATACACGTAG